A section of the Roseivirga sp. BDSF3-8 genome encodes:
- a CDS encoding SDR family oxidoreductase, producing the protein MSIEKKLNGQTAIVTGSSSGIGRSVAWHLSQAGANVCINYHSSEEEALELKGNIEKQGGNAIVVQADVGDEKDVDKLFNKTIEAFGGLDILVCNAGIQKDDAFLDMSLDDWQLVMSTNLTGSFLCAQRAARIFKEQGDRGLSCSKGKLLFMSSVHEKIPWAGHVNYATAKGGMKMLMQSLAQELGSMGIRVNSLGPGAIKTPINEDAWKDDEKLNKMLELIPYGRIGETKDIGKAAVWLLSDDADYVHGTTLFVDGGMTTYPGFIGNG; encoded by the coding sequence ATGAGTATTGAAAAAAAACTTAACGGACAGACGGCAATCGTAACGGGTTCCAGTTCAGGTATTGGCCGTTCTGTAGCCTGGCATTTGTCACAAGCGGGGGCTAATGTATGTATAAACTATCACAGCAGTGAGGAGGAGGCCCTGGAGCTAAAGGGTAATATTGAGAAGCAGGGTGGAAATGCGATAGTGGTACAGGCGGACGTGGGCGATGAAAAGGACGTTGACAAGCTGTTTAACAAAACAATTGAGGCTTTTGGGGGCCTGGATATCCTGGTATGTAATGCGGGTATCCAGAAGGATGATGCCTTCCTGGATATGTCGCTGGACGACTGGCAGCTGGTAATGTCCACTAACCTGACGGGTTCTTTTTTGTGTGCGCAGCGTGCGGCAAGGATCTTTAAAGAACAGGGAGACCGGGGCTTATCCTGCAGCAAAGGTAAGCTACTGTTCATGAGCAGTGTACATGAAAAAATACCCTGGGCAGGCCATGTAAATTATGCCACGGCTAAGGGTGGCATGAAAATGCTGATGCAGAGCCTGGCTCAGGAACTGGGCAGTATGGGTATACGGGTAAACAGCCTGGGACCGGGGGCGATCAAGACGCCCATCAATGAGGACGCCTGGAAAGATGATGAAAAGCTGAATAAAATGCTTGAATTAATTCCCTACGGCCGCATAGGGGAAACAAAGGATATTGGTAAAGCAGCGGTATGGCTCCTATCGGATGATGCAGACTATGTACATGGTACTACTCTGTTTGTAGATGGGGGCATGACTACCTACCCTGGCTTTATCGGTAATGGGTAA